The sequence TCATATACAGTAAAGCTCCGACTAAtaggttgacatttttgttttgactgttgACAAATTCTCCTGGTATTTGCTGTACTGGCATCTTCTGTAAAGTGAGGTGAGGCGACGATAGCGCCTGAAATCGATGCAAATTACATTCCATAGAGAAGCtcaagttttgttttcctgctcAACACAAGAGGTGAATTTTGACAGGATCAATTCCTGGGTGGAAATTCAGTGCatgacaaaaagtcaaaatattgtgTTTCATAACAAAATACTATATCAGCTGCTGAATCCATATGAGGTGTTGTCAGCCGCTGCTGCCATAGAAGGCCTGTAGATGTGGCTTTATTGCCTCCTAGTGGTGGGAACGAGTGCAGCACGTGGATCGAGCTGCAAAAGCTGAATCAGTggtaaatgaaaacagaaaatttctTTTGGTGTGCCCACTCTTTTGCATCCCACTATCATGGCAGCATTGCGCAAAAACAGAACTGACTTGGAATTGGCTTCTTCTGAGCTGCCACACAGGCTGCCCAAGTCTTGGGTTTTAtatcttattttgcattttagtgtCAGTGTATCCTTGcccatttaatcattttttctggTCACATGCTGATGATTCTGTAGCAATGCTTGCGTTAGTGGATTTTTGTCCAGTTGGCATGAATAGAAGATGAACATTTAGGGAGATTTGGCTGATGCCGTTGAATAGTTATTGAGAAAAAAGGACAGATGAATAGGGCACAACTCAGTTTTCTcactttatataaaaaacaacaacattttcaatATTGAAATCACTCAATCTAAATGGAACCTTTGTTCCAGAGATGGATCATAATAGGTTTTAGGTTTCAGGTTTCGTGCTTGCGGTGGCATCCCCTTAATACAGTAAAGGTCAGTCACTGTTGGTTAGTTTCAACAACAGCAGTTGTTCCTCTTTCCGTTTACTTTTGTTCTCATGACTTTCCAGACAGTTCCTCCTTTACGTAAGAGGTAATTCTGCATGTGCGTTTGACTGATGTTCCAGTTTTTTATGCAGAGATCACCTGGTGTCTGTGGCGCTCTGTTAgtctttttgttcattttatgtgTCAAAATACTTGTTGTTAGATGTCTTTTCAGAAATGTTAATTATcacccccttttttatttttttatttgatttggtAAGCACTGcttcttttacatttaaagggatactttgcagattttttaaccAGCTTCATATCAGAACAGTGTGGGTaatatgtgtagatgaactgtggtgaACTTTCCTCCATGTAAGTGCCTTGatgaatgttttcagaagcaCATCTTAGTGCCTTGTTTAGGCTGTAATAgtgaaactgtaaaactaagcagcgctgatcaaatataaagcaagattctgttactgaatTGCCCATTTCTTGCCTCAtatgctttcaaaaacatcagagttAAAAGGAATTTCACTTCAGCCCCTCCACAGTCGGAGGTTGGCGCTCACAGAATAGGCGAATTACAGCGCACAAATCAATGGTCCACTTCACAAAGGCTGCACCCAAAGAAAATACTGGAGCACACAGTGGAGAATATTTTGCTGCAGTgcttttagcttactgtttgaCGAGATCGTTTGTTACCAGCCGGCCACCATTGTGTCATACAGAAGAGTTTGCATTACATCATCCACTagtgggagcatttattggtctggtgcggcgcagtgcattctggtaagTGTAGGTTTTCTGCCTCTAGAGGAAAAGTGAAGTCCAGAATGCTTATTCTCTGTTTACTcaggtcatgtagcaccaaagcatttgcatctttctactgcatagacatccTAGTTTCATTAAAAGTCCaacatgttggttttttttgctaccTCCACAAGCTcttctctgctctgtcagtgttaAGAGAGCATTCATGGAGGCCAGGAGGGATGTTTGAAATTCAAACTTTCTACAAAACTACTTATATTATCTTACAAAGTTTCTGGCCAGTGTGGGCTGTGACCCTTGATAGGTTAACTACCAAAGGCACATGTCTTTCTGGCATCTTGCCATGTGTGGGCAGGAAGTCTGAATGTTAATAGGTTTTGATGTGCATATGTGCATGTCTGCATCAGCTTCCAGACAGAGATCCAGACTGTGAACAAGCAGTTCCCCAGTGAGCCTTTCAAATTCCTGGAGCCCACTCTGAGGCTGGAGTACACCGAGGCCTTGGCCATGCTGCGCGAGGCCGGGGTGGAGATGGGTGACGAGGACGACCTCAGGTCAGATTACATCACACACCATGTCACGCATCACActcactttttttgtcagatgaTTTGATGAAagcagaaatacatttaaacacgagtttaaagaaaggaaatgaaacaTCAGACCAATAACTCGGCAGTATTTTAAGATAAAAGTAGTTCTTGTGATCAGTGCCGACCTATTTAACTATTTACTGCACAGTTGagaaatgcataaaaactgttttttattgtgctgttgGTGTAAAAGTACTATTATATTCACTTTCAAGCATTACAAGTAAACAGTTTGACACCGTAAGATAACATCATTGCATTAATGTCTTTTGGTTTGTTCTGTAGTACACCCAATGAGAAGCTGCTTGGACGTCTTGTCAAGGAAAAGGTACGTTCAAtgtgtttctttgatttaacatataatttagtgtaaaaaaataaattaatattaacgGTTGGACACTGACTGTAGAAAATGGTTTCAGCacgttacaaaaaaaagatttggatcTGTGTGGGTGgatttaaagtattaaaaggcCATTTTTTAATGGGCTGCTGAATTAAAATCCACCCTTATCAGCTGGCTTTATCAGAGTGCTCCAAAAAACCAAAGTGACCTAATTATCAAGTCATAGCACCTGAGCCATGGCAAGCATTTCAAGAGTTTTCCACTCAGAGTTCCTCTGGGGgaattagaaaaatataaaggaTGGTTTATTTAAAGCTTCACAGTCTTTATAATATCTGCGAATGACATAAGGGGCTCTGTCGTGTTAGCAAAGGCAGAGAGAACTTTTACAAGCGATAGAAACGTCATCAAAATGTGTGTTCTGtatagagctgcaacaattgcTTCCTTGTTTGGCAGAAGATTAACTGGCAACTATTTGATCATCGAAAAATTGTTTTGGTATTTATAAACATgaaagtcaaacatttgctggttgtGTGCTTTAAACATGAGAATtcgctgcttttctttgtcagacATGAGAATAAACTGAATagctttggattttttaaaattttggtcTTCCATTATATAAAGAAAAGAGATCTAATTGTCTTGATTCATCCATGGGTATCTAGTGTGTCCAGCAAATGTTGTTTAAAACAGCTTATAACTGTAtcacctctctctttctcagtaTGATACTGACTTCTACGTGCTGGATAAGTACCCGCTGGCTGTTCGACCCTTCTACACGATGCCTGATCCAAACAACCCTGTAAGTCTCTCACAtactcatacacacatgcagtaaaCACAGTTATTGACTGCATAGTAAGAAATGTGCATTGACAAATgttatgtaaatgtttgtaaatgagTTTTGCTGCTGACCTGTGCTTAAACTTGCATTGCGTCCAGAGAGCAGCTTTAGACCAGCCAAAGACTCTTCAGCTGTCTGTCCTATGGTGGACGTACTGGCTGAAAAACAGcacagtggatttttttaaagcacaaatgACGCTCCTTGCAGTGTGGtcaacttaaagggatagtttggattttttttttaaagtaaggcTGTATTTCTACTTATACACTTCAAAGTTCCAGACTATCCCTTTATGCTCATGCTTATCACGTAGAAGCACGGGAAAGGTCATTTATTGTTAGCTGTATGTGACATGCTCCTGGTTCATTTTTGGTACATAAATTTTATggaatatgaatgaatgaattatcaTCGTAGTAATATGCATTGACTTTTATATAAAGTTATGTTTAAAGTTATTGCATagttaaacatttatttgaataaatatgGCTAAAATGCTTtgctaaaatttaaattacacacactaaatacaaaatgcatACATTACATTGATGTTATGATATAAGAGAATTTCAGTattaacaaatgtgttttctaattacatttactgacattagcatattacatttttttcttcttcctgttttttttttctaatcaaaaGGTTTTTTACCTACTAGCTAACTACTGCTAGCTACCTACCTACCCACTGATGACAAAGACTAATGAAGAGATGAAACTGTCAAACTAAACTGctaaggctgaaaaaaacataaaagaaggaaaaggaaaactCTTTGGTCATTTAGTGGAATTCAGTTAAAAACTCTGCATAGatgaatctgtgttttttaagtggAGAATTTgcacataatttgaaataacGTGACAaaaactaatatatatattttatatagcaGTCTCatagaaatcctaaaaatgcctattcatgttttttatcattcttGTTGAAGCTTAAAACTCAATTTTTGGCTTCTTATACCAGTTTGTCAACAAGTTCAGGTGGACAGATTCAACAgtttaatgtctttaaaatgttttctgagttttttttaccCTCGGTAGCCCTGTGTTGATGCAGACACAGCACTGTCAACTTGTAGTCCTTTTAATTTTCCAATTCttcatgttttgtctgtttggttttttttatccCTCCTTCCATTTAACTGATTCTTGACCTCACatgtgacgtttttttttttcttttctgtccaGAAAAACTCCAACTCATATGACATGTTTATGAGGGGAGAGGAGATCCTTTCTGGAGCTCAGAGAATCCACGACGCTCAGCTGCTGACTGAGAGGGCCATGCATCACCAGATTGGTAAGAGTTGAGAGTGTAGCGATGTCTCTGATAAAGGGACATGAACAGAGTTACAAATGacttctgtctccctcttttgGTGAGcagttttaactgcaacatcagaaaaattGTTGGATCCATGGTGTGCAATAATTTCATTACAAATTTTTTAGCAACCTCTTTCCTTTTATGATCTGACAGATCTGGAGAAGATCAAGGCGTACATTGATTCCTTCCGATATGGAGCTCCTCCACATGGTGGTGGAGGCATTGGTAAGGATGATCTGTTTTTTGGAGGAattcatttctgttttactgAGCACAGATgacctgtttttgaaagagtgctataataatatacaatatgTAAACATGGCTTCAGGTAggtctttaaagggacagttcaccccaaaatccttttttttccttttatatgtagtgttattttttaatcttgattgttttggtgtgagatgccAAATGTTGGAAATATCAGCTGCAGAAATATCTGTattctttttaatataatagaactagatggcccctggcttgtggtgctcaaagcaccaaacaaattttttttcaaaacccaaCAGCCacgtctttttccagaaatcatgacccggttagtcaagataatccacagaccttgttgtgagcagtttcatgtaggaactattttctttctaccaaactacatcctccaactgtatcaccatgcAAAAGGAAGCATGGATCTTCTTATGGACGAAAGGCTGTGCTTGCAACAgtaagatgtaaacattaatattatattcCTCAGCTGAGCTATAACATTAGCTACCTCAGTGGTGCTAGGCGAGCTAGAAGCGGATGCTTCCCTCTGCACTTTGATTTGGTCGGTGGGTGTAGTTCtgtaagaaaatagttcccacatgaaacagctcacaacaaagtctgtggattatcttgagtcaCTGGGTTATGATATCTGGAAAAAGGCATTGCTATTGACTTTAGCaaacgtgtttttttcttctttcagtgCTTAGatcaccacaagctgagtgccatctagttccattatattggagagaaagcagacatgtatttttttattttgggtgaactgtccctttaatggaaaaaaacaaatatttgctaaaaGATTTAACTGGCATCCCTCACAGGCCTGGAGAGAGTCTGCATGCTGTACCTGGGTCTCCACAACGTGCGGCAGACCTCCATGTTCCCACGTGACCCAAAGCGCCTGACACCTTGAACCCTCAAGCTACATGGACAAAAGCAGATGCTGGTGACGGGAAACAATACTAATCCACAGTCGGAAAGGGAGAGAGTATAGGAGCTGGTGCCACCCTATGACTCTAACGTGCCACTATGATTAACCATTAGGATGACAGAATGAAGCAACAATAGGGTGTACTTTATTGATTGGTGTACATTGTTGTCtcacaacaacaaataacataCATAACAGGGAGAAGGGAGTTGGCCAGTGATTTAAGGTAGTTACTGTAAAGCTGCACACACTTAATCCATATTTTAATTGAGTCATTGTCAGTCTGAGTTCTTTTCTATGGAGATGTTAACAACTACCTGAATATAGATCTGAGACCCTCCTACTACCAGCACAGACGACTAACGACTAATGATTGTGGTCTCCAGCAGTATGCCTGTAACATCAGGTGTTTTGTATGTCATTAGACGACTatacacaaataataataaaacttctAAAACCATCAACTACTTGGTTTCCATTTTTTGAATACGTTTTGCCTCCAAATTCAGTAATTACAACGTTTTATACAAGTTAGAGTTCAAATACTAATGCATTGTTTAACATGCACATTTTATGTCTGTTCCAGTAAAGGTTCAACATAAACTATCATGGCTACTTAAATGCCACTAGctgaaacaaaaaggcaagacaaaatataaataacaatcaTACATATGCTTTAGTTTCTCTCTTCATTTACAGGTAATTACAAGACTTTCACTGTCCTGCATTGTGCAGtgcaagaataaacaaaagTGCTCAAGTGttactgatgtaaaaaaaaaatactttatgtaTAGCTCATTTAGTAGTTTGGAGTTTCAACATTGATATAGCTAGTAATGAAACATCCTAACTGACACACTTGTGTACATGTAGCATTATGTTTAACGTCAAACGCGATATCCTGTAAGTCCAGACTTTTAGCCGAGTAGACGCTCTCGAACCGTGGGGCTTATTCAGTCACAGCTCCAGTCACTTGAAGAATGAAGAGGAAAATGTGAACAATGTCGATGTAAAGAGAGAGCGCTCCGAAGATGTACTCCTCTGGGCTGATAGCCAACTCCCGATTTCCAATGAGAAGCTGGGTGTTGTATACTAAAAACTAgcacagaggagaagaagatAGGACAAAgttaagtaacaaaaaaagagaatatgtGTCTGATTAAACTGTCTTTGTTGCAGGATGCGGATATAAACCATCACAGATTTTAACAACAGCTGGCAAACctttatatgcatttttactgtattcTGCTAAACATAGTCACAAGCATTAAGTCACATATAAAGATCATTATGTGCAGATACTTAAACTGTTTTAGTACCGTTACTCAGTTGCTGTGTGTTTAACACTTTGGTCCAAGACAGGTTATCTCAACACAGCTGGTTAGATTGccataatataataatattgattttttttgtttcctgtttgactgaatctaaatgtttttgtgaccCCCCTGACATCTCCTTGATTACTTCCTTGTTTCCACCTAGACACAAGTAAGACTATATGCTAACGTGTATCCTCCTGACGTCTTATTTCCTCCCTGTTTCTTTGCTCTAAGCTCATCAAAAAGCTTCCTCACTCCTTGAGGAACATTTAAGGAATTGGGCGATCCTTCGTGATGGCAGAGCGTGAAATGATTTCCGGGTCATAAAAGGAAAGAACATGagaaggtttaaaaaaaaaaggacaagtcACAGCGTCATGTTGCATCATGAAATTAAAATCACATGTGAAGTAAAATCTGGCCCGTTCTTGCCAAAAGGCCCAATAGCCGGCACACTATAATAGAAGATGGAGATGAAGAATCAGTTTCACTGAGGCGTCCACTCCACAGTCGACCTTGGGCCGGGATAtgtatttacacaaaaaataaaatgatatggGTGAAAATTACTATTCTGCAGTAACTCAAAGGTCGTTCATAAAAGACCATAAACAAATGCTttctatatttaaatgttaattgtgTCTCGGCTGCCATCTGTTTCAGTGTATCTGAAAAGTTCTGACAGGCCGAGGGTACTAAAAAAGGCTACAGGGAGCGCACCCAAAGAGCACCTGAGCAGATAGCATCCCTTTATTTCTGGCACCAtctgctgtaaccctccaacatCACAGCTCTAGTTATATTGTGCATGTTTAACACACCACAGCTTTCATGGAGTCAAAGAGCGAGTCCCAGCCCGCACTGAATAGCCTCGGAGCATGCAATGAAGCATAAGTTAGCCAAATTAAAAGCACCCTAAGAGTCACACTAGTGGCTCTGTGAGACTTGCAGTGCAGCAGTGCTTTGAACTAAGTGCTATCATGCGAATGATTCTTGTTCGTGTTAGCATATGAGGCTGATTGGAGTGCCATTTTAAAGGTATTTGGTCATTAAAATTTTTGACATGAtgatgcaaaagaaaaagtctcaccaaagttattacaaaTCACCCTGAGGGTAACATGAATGTCATGGCATCCAATACtttctgaaacatttcattcaaaaccAACACTAACAGTCAAGCCAAGGTCATGTAGATACATCCTCTGGGAACATTGTATGTACACATTTTTGTTCCAAATATTTTACTGGTTAAGTGAACATTTGCCTTGTAAGTGGTGGTAGAGGAAAAGGCAGGGAAAACCAAAGTAATTTGGGATACACTGCCCGGCAACAATAAATGTCTGCataaaatttgaggaaaataaatccaatagttgttgagataatCCATTCTGGACCAAAATAGCCACCCCTCAAGCCATGCCTTGAACATAGCTAAAACTATCAAAATGTAGTAGGAAGATTGCCATGAAAGTCACTGATCATGTTTAATATTGCCAAACAATGAACCCTTTTCATTTTGCAACACTCTCTCAAAGCACTTATTTACCGCAGATGACATTGCATAAATATATAGGCAGATTGCTATGAAAATTGTTCACAGTCCTATCCATGTCCATCTTCCATGTATTCAATTCTCAGCATAATGAACAATGATGCATTGTTATGTATTGTATCGTATTGGGAGTAAGGACCATTATGTCTCTTGTTGTTATTCAAGGATAACTTTGTAATAAATACCAGGCTCCCCTTAAATTTATGAGTGTACACTCACCAGAGTGTAAAGGATGGCTCCAATTGCAGCATACAGCATATGCAGCCAAGGAACCTGTTGAGTGACATAAGAAGGGCCTGTGAATGTGAAATCAGCCACAGAGATACACCCTACTGAGTTGCTACTCCTCACACTGGGAAACACGAGTAGACAGGATAATTGAAAGAACAGGACCAAAGAGGCCTCACATATTGGAAGGAAAGGACGATGGCCGTGACAATCCCAATAACCATGAGCACGATGGAGGCGATGCAGAGAAACCCCCCGCAGGAGGTGAAGTCCACCTGTGATGAGAAACAAGTCATTAGTGGGATGAAAGCGAAGTTAATACGCTTCAAGCCACACAGAACAGCAGTCAAGATCATTTGAAACTGtgtcagaataaaaataaataaaataatcgtTGGGCGGACGTGCCAgctaaaaaatgtaacttattCATCTGGAGTTGCATCAGACAGAGAAGCTGGATTCACATCTTATCccaaaatgttataaatatttaaaggaacTCAGTGCCCTATTGTAATGCGAGACAAAGGCGTTCTTTTACACTGACAACAAAGACATCCTCTGACAAGCCACGGGCTACTGAGCTACAGAGCGACAGAGTTTATGTCTCCATCTACCTTGGTTTGGAAGCAGAAGATTGTGACAGCTATGCAAACTAATGCCGTTATTCCCATAGCGATTAACACTGCCTTTGTTTCATAATAGCTGTAAAAGGCACAAACAGTGATTAAAGCACAATAATATCACAGGGTGtaatatcaaaatgtttgtgtgctgcCTGAGTTGGAGCCAGACCTCGAAATTGTTCCAGCCATGTAAGACAAGGCGAGAGTCTGCAAGATAAAATATGAGaacagtgagtgtgtttgaacctttgttttttgatttattattccAGTCACtcctcaaaatgttttcttagtTTGGCCATATGGATCTGGTGGACCATACCCAAAACTGGCTTCAGACTCTAACAAGAAATACTTACAAAAACTCCCAGCAACACAAGATTCCATGGAAAACGCCTCCTGAACACAAATTgtgatgaatattttaaattgcaTGCAAACAGAAGCATTATTATGAATACTTACATTAGACATAACATTATCATAAAGTATTTTCTAATTTGTTCAGAAAGGCCGTGCTTACCTCGGCCCTTTGCAGCAGACGAGAATGCAgtaaaccaaaaaatacaccACACTACGGAGAGATAAACCGCAATAACAGCATGTCATGATGAGAATAATAGCACTGAGAATACTGTTGATTCTGGGGAGCagctttgtttatgttttttttttttttttaatctaattgcACTGAAAGTTCCTAGAGTGTAACTCACAAAGATGCCCAGTAGATGCCGGGGTATCTGATCACAAACAGCCTCACTGGGTGACTATGAAAGGCACAGACATAAGGGATCACTGAGTAATATGTTCCTCACGCTCCATTAGATACATGAAACTCTGGAATATTAGACTGGGATGAACAGGGACACTTACACAAACGTAAAGACAGCAACAACCGAGAGGGTGACGGCAAGCTGTGCTGTTAAAATTAAGTAAACCTgcccacaaacacaaaatgaagcaGTTCTGTTGAgcacacaagaaaacattttagtggCTACAGGATTGTCAATGGAACGCTGAGCAGatacacatacagtaaaagTCCTTACCTTTTTAATGAAGGCATGCCGAATAGCTGTGCTTTCCCACTGTGAGCTCATAAAATCATCCATGTCTCCTGCAGAAATAGGAATAACATATTTATTGAACTTCTAATCTTAATATAATGCAAGATGTGACTGAATAAAGTCCTTTTTAATTTCCTCAGAACCTTGGTTGGGTGCAGGCACTCCAGCAGACAGAGTTGGTATTGTGGTGGGCACTACAGATGGAGAGAAGCCAGGGGCTGCCCACATCCCAGCTGGCGGGTAGACGCCCTCCTGGCCCCAGTAACCAGGCGGGCCGTGGCAAATTCCTGGACTGGGGCTGTAAGATGGAGGTGGTGGAAGAGAGGAGCCatgctgctgtggctgctggGGGTAGTTTCCATACTTAGGATGGTGCAGCGCATCCTCGTAGGGTGGAGGATTATCTGTTTTAGACGTCATGATTTTACCTTGAGGAAAGGATGAGTGGTGATGAGCTACATCAAACTGTTACTCCTTAAATCTGGCCAGTCAGTGTGTTATCCCTTTAATGTCCTGCTTAACAGTTAGGTAGTGCCCATTTTGACACACTAaatcttaaagaaaaatgtgttgaatttaaCTCAacctgaataataataataataataataacatcaataatagtaataatagtaataacaatgatgatgatgatgataataataataataataatataaataaataataataataataataataataataataataataataatagcttggatttatacagcacctttcaCAAGACCTATTGACGCTTTACATAGTACAgtaaacaacaaagaaaaaggaaaaatacaaaactgaaaaattgatCGAGCTATCTCTACCATTCAGTTTACCTATattgagccaaaaaaaaaaaaatccataagatgtcactgtgtctttaaacAGTCTAACTTCTCAGTTCGCCTCCTatgaga is a genomic window of Plectropomus leopardus isolate mb chromosome 10, YSFRI_Pleo_2.0, whole genome shotgun sequence containing:
- the LOC121949037 gene encoding protein lifeguard 3-like; protein product: MTSKTDNPPPYEDALHHPKYGNYPQQPQQHGSSLPPPPSYSPSPGICHGPPGYWGQEGVYPPAGMWAAPGFSPSVVPTTIPTLSAGVPAPNQGDMDDFMSSQWESTAIRHAFIKKVYLILTAQLAVTLSVVAVFTFVHPVRLFVIRYPGIYWASFVVYFLVYCILVCCKGPRRRFPWNLVLLGVFTLALSYMAGTISSYYETKAVLIAMGITALVCIAVTIFCFQTKVDFTSCGGFLCIASIVLMVIGIVTAIVLSFQYVPWLHMLYAAIGAILYTLFLVYNTQLLIGNRELAISPEEYIFGALSLYIDIVHIFLFILQVTGAVTE